The Mesorhizobium sp. M3A.F.Ca.ET.080.04.2.1 genome contains the following window.
CAGCACGACGCGCGCGACCGAGAGCAGAGTCTTGTAGGTCGCCTCGTCCATCAGGTCGCGGCGCACGGCGAAGATATGCTGGCGCGGTCCGAGCTCGCGGCCACGCAGGCGGCTGTTCTCGCACAGCGTCTCGACCGCGCGCTGCAGGTCCTGGACATAGGATGAGGCCTGCTCGTTGACGACGACGAAGTCGATCATCATGCCGCGGGCGCGCATGTATTCCTGGAACCGCAGCGCCTGGGCCACGATCTCGAGGTCGGCGACGTCGCCGATGCGAACCAGGAAGATGGGGAAATCGCCGGAGATGCTGGTCGGCCACAGGCTCGACTGCCGGCCGAGACCGGAGGCGATGGAGTCCGCCGGCAAGCGCAGGAACGGATCCGGATAGATCAGGTAGCGCGCCAGCTTCTGCACATTGGCGGCATCGGTCAGGCTGAGGCCGAGATGACGCGTCTGCACCTGGCTGCGGGTCCAGGCAAGCATCGCCTGGCGGGCGAAGCTCTCCTGATGATCGAGCCGGGCGATCGCCTCGTCGAGTTCGCCGCGGTTGGCTCCCACGATGGTCCAGAACGTCAGCGAGATCTTCTTGTTGGCGGGCACCCGGACCTGGCGGCGGAGCGCCGCCACGGGATCGAGCGTGAAGCCCTGATGGCCGGAAAGCCTGGCGCCGGGATCGAAGGCGGCGGCATCGGCAATGGTGCGGCCGCGGCCAATGAAGGCGCGCCGGTCGGTTTCGGCCTCAGCGTCGCGCGAGGGACCCGATGGATCGGTGACGAAATGCACCATGGTCAGGTCCGGCTCGTTCTTGTCGCGCTTGCGCCTGGTGGCGAAGATCGCGCCATTGTTGCCCGTGATCTCAGTCTCGACGAACATCTTGGAGAATGCCGGATGGGCATTGTCGGAAGCTTCGTTGCCCAGCACCAGCTCGGCGAAAGAGGTCACCTCGATATGCCGGTCGGTCGCGCCATCATTGTAGAGCGTGATGCGGCGGCCTTCGCCATTGCCTTCGGAAATCACGATGCATTCGACTTCCGAGCGCAGCGATCCGACCGACTTGACGAAGCTCGCCTTGTCGTCGGCGAACAGGGTCTGGACGCGCTCGCTATCCGCGCGCTTCGGCTCGGCGGTCGCCGACCACCAGTCGCCGGTCGCTGCGTCGCGCAGGAAGATATAGGAGCCGAGCCGGTCCTCGCTCGGATCCGGCTGCCAGCGGGTGACGGCAAGCTCGCCGAAGCGGCTGTAGCCCGACCCGGTGGCGGTGACCATGACCGAGTAGCGGCCGTTGGACATGACGCTGGTTGCGCGCAGGGCCTTGATCGGATCGAGGATGATGCGGCTGTCCGGGCTTTCGGTCTCGGTCTCGTCCTTGGCGCGCTCGTCCGCTTCGGTCCGGACCGTGGCCGTCGGGATGTCGCGCGGCGCCTTTTCCTGCAGGAGAAGTTCCGCCGACTCGATGACCGGATCGCTGTGGAAGCGGTCGCGCAGCCGGCCCTCGAAGATGGCATCCGCCACGGCAGCGATCGACATGCCGGAATGGTGGGCCATGTAGTTGTGGACGACGGCATGATCGCCGCCTTCCGGCACGCGCTGCGGCGTGAAGTCGACCGCGTCGTAGTAGCCGTGCCGGCCCATCGCGCCGATCGAGCGCAGCCGCATCAGGTTCTGCACCGCCTCGCGAGGGCTGAACTGGGCCGCCAGGATGGTCGCGTAAGGCGCGATCACCGTGTTCTGGCCGAGACCGCGCTTCAGCCCGAGGCCAGGCACGCCGAAGTTCGTGTATTGATAGGTCAGTTCCCGGTCGCGGGCATTGTAGGCGGCTTCCGATATGCCCCACGGCACGTTCTTGGAGCGCGCGTACTGGATCTGGCGCCGGATGATGAGCTTGCTGGTCTGGTTGAGGATCGAGCCATGCGGCTCCTTCATCACCAGCGGCGGCATCAGGTACTCGAACATCGAGCCCGACCACGACATCAGCGCGCCCTGGAAGCCGATCTCGACGATCGGCCGGCCGAGCCGGAACCAGTGCTCCGTCGGCAGGTCGCCCTTGGCGATGGCGAACAGGCTGGTCAGCCGCGCCTCGGAAGCGAGCAAGTCGTAGCAGCTCTCGTCGAGCTGGTGCTCCTCGACCCGGTAGCCGATCGACAGGAGCTTGCGCTCCTGCCGCATCAGGAAGGAGAAATCCATTTCGAAGGCGTAGCGGCGGCAGCGCTCGCGCAGCGCAAGCAGCTTGGCGCGCAGGGCGCCGACGGCACTTTCGTCATTGTGCGAATCGTGGACATGCGCCTCGCAGGTCGCCTCCAGCCTTGCCGCCCAGTCGGCGATGATGTCGCTCTTCGGCGACGCCGCCTCGACATGGATGGCGGTGGCGAGCTTGCGGATCTCGCCGGCGAGCACGGCCAGATTGATGGTGCGGATCGACGCCATCTCGGGCTGCGCCTTGATGGTCATCACCGCGCGGCGCATGCCGTCGAGGCGATCGGCGAGACGCTGGCGCAGCGGCCGCAGCTGCCGGCGGTCGTCGGGCAGATCTTCCAGGCTCTCGTCGAGAATGGTGACGGTGTCGAGGATGCCCTCGAAATCGCCCTGCAGGTGGACGGAAGGCGCTTCCGCCCATTCGGCGCAGGCTGCGGCCACCGCGACCAGATGGCCGGCGAGATTGCCGCTGTCCACCGCCGAAATGTAGAGCGGATAGAGCGGCTTCAGCGTCGTCGTATCGTACCAGTTGTAGAGATGCCCGCGGTCGCGCGGCATGTTCTCGATCGTCGTCATCGTGGCGTCGATGCGGGTGATGGCGTCGGACAGGCTGATCCAGCCGAAGTCGCGCGCCGATACGACCGACAACAGGTAGACGCCGATATTGGTCGGCGATGTGCGCGGCGCCACCACCGGCGCCGGGCTTTCCTGGAAATTGTCCGGCGGCAGGTGATGGTGCTCGGCCGTCACGAAGGTCTCGAAATAGTGCCAGGTCCGGCGTGCCACGGTGCGAAGCGTGTGGACATCGGCAGCCGAAATGCGCAGCCGGTCCTCGGTCTCTGCCGAGCGGCTGATCCAGCAGGCCACTGCCGGCGAGCCGATCCAGAAGATGGCAAAGAAGAAGGCGACGAAGGCGCCGGTCGAGTCGGCCAGAACCGGAACGGCGAGGCCGACGACGCCGATGATCACCGCGCCGTACATCATGCTGTAATAGGCGCCGATGTCGCTGCCGCCGCTCTTGTGCGCCTGCGAGGCGGTGCGCCACTCCAGAAGGTTGTGGCGGCTGACGAAGAGCCGGTAGAGGGTGCGGACAATGGCGTCGCCCATCATCCAGGCGAAATGCGCCATGAGCAGCACCTTCAGGGCCACCAAGGCGGTTCCGAACACCGTGTCCCTTGCCAGCGCCGAGAAATGGCCGCGAGGGGTCTGGTCGCCGCTCTTCGGCAGGATGCCGTTGACGATGTCGAAGGTGGGCGCCATGAACAGGCTGAGGATCAGCAGCGCCTGCCACTGCGCCGCTTGCGTGAAGGGCAGCAGGGTCCAGCCGGCGATACAGGCCATGACCCAGAAGATCGGAGTCAGCGAACGGCGCAGATTGTCCACCATCTTCCACCGCGACAGCGCCGGCACGCCGGAACGCGGGTCGAAGATGAAGCCGAGCAACTGCCAGTCGCCGCGCGCCCAGCGATGATGGCGCGAGGCGTCGACCGAATAGCGGGTCGGATAGTCCTCGACCAGCTCGACATCGGTGACCAGGGCGGCGCGCGCCATGGCGCCTTCCAGCAGGTCGTGGCTGAGGATGGTGTTTTCCTCGATGCGGTCCTTCAGCGCCGCCTCGAAGGCGTCGACATGGTAGAGGCCCTTGCCGGTGAAGGAGCCGTCGCCGAAGACGTCTTGATAGACGTCGGACACGGCGAAGACGTAAGGGTCGAGGCCGCGATTGGCCGAGAACACGCGCTGGAAGAACGAAGCGTCGTCGCCGCTGGTGAGCGAGGCGGTGATGCGCGGCTGCAGGATGGTGTAGCCGGCGCTGACGACGCGCTTTGCCGGATCGAAACGCGGGCGGTTGAGCGGATGGGCAAGCTTGCCGACCAGGGTCGAGACCGCGTCGCGCGTCGTGCGCGTGTCGGCATCGAGCGTCATCACATAGACGACCTTTTCCGGCAGCGCGACGTCGAGCGGCAGGAAGGTGGTGTCGCTGTCGCCGCGCAGCAAAAGGTTCAGCTCGTGCAGCTTGCCGCGCTTGCGCTCCCAGCCCATCCAGCAGCCCTGCGCCTGGTTGTAGAGCCGGCGGCGATGCAGGAGATAGAAGCGCGGCGCGCCCGCGGAGGGGTAGCGGGCATTCAGCCTGGCGATTTCGTCGCGCGCATATTGCAGGATCTCGATATCGGCTGCGTCGATCTCGGCCTTGGAATCGGGCCAATCGGACAGCAGCGCGAAATGGATTTCTTCCGCCGTGTTGGCGAGGTGATGCACCTCGATGTTGCGGATGTTCTCCTCGACGTCGTCGCGCGAGCCGATCAGGGAAGGCACCACGACCAGCGTGCGCGCCTCTGCCGGTATGCCGTGCTTGTAGTCGTAGCCGACGAGCCGGGTCGGCCTCAGGAAAAGCGCGACGACCGTGTTGAAGAAGGCGAGCGCGCCTTCGCTCGCCGGCACCGCGAACAGCGCCAGCATCAGCGTGATCGATCCCGCCGAAAGGCCGAGATGGGCGAGCGCGTTGCCGGAAAGCACCAGCAACAACACCGTCAGCAGGAAGACGGGCACGACGATGCCGAGCCAGCCGGTTGCGGTGAAGGCCCGCTTGAAGGTCACATAGAAGGGAGCCCGGTAGCCGATCGCCTTCTCCAGCTCCTGCCGGCGCGGGCCGACAAGGAAGAAGCCGACATCGGTATGCGCGGCTGGTTCGGCGACCGCATCCGGCACGCCGGATGCATCGGTGACGCCCGGGGCATGACCGGCGAGCTCGATCGCCTTCTCGGCGACGCGGAATTCGGAAAGCTGCGAGCGGCGCGCCAGCTGCTCGATGGCGGTGCGGTACTGGTCGCGCGAGAAGAAGTCGAGCGCGGCGAAGTCGGTCCTCTCACGCAGCAGCGTATCGATGCGGCTGACGTCCTCGAACCAGACCGTCCAGTCGACGTCGTTGATGAGGCGCAGGCCGCGGATGATGTTGCCGGTGGTGACGTTGCCGCTGGACAGCGTCTGATGCTCGCCGATGATGATTTCCTCGGCGTCGGAGCCGGTCTTCTCGAGCTCGCCTTCCAGCCATTCCAGCGCCCGGCCGGCATTCTGCGAGCCGTCACGCAGACGGTAGAGCAGCTGGGTGGCGAAAGTGGTGTCCTGCGCATGCGCGGCGTAGTGCGACAGGATCCTGGTTCGATCGGCGTTGTCGTCGGTCGCCAGCACCCGGTCGGCGACCTCGTTGGCGATCTGGCGCATCTGCCTGGTGCGGCTGACGCGCACCGCGATCCGGCGGAGATTTTCGATCAAGACGAAGCGCAGCAGCGAGGGCAGCGCCCAGAGCTCGCCGATCTTCAGCGGCTCGACCGACTGGAAACCTTCGACGATCGCCTTGAACATGGTCGCCGAGACCGAGCTGTCGGAATGCTCGACATAGCTCCAGGCGACGGCAAAAGCGCGCGGCATGACGGTGCCGTCGGCAAGCTTCAGGGTCGGCAGCTGCCGATAGAATCGGCGCGGCAGGTCGCGCTTGACCTGAAAGATGGTCTCCTCGACCAGGTAATTGTTGTCCAGCAGCCATTGCGCCGCCGGCGTGATCGTCTCGCCCTTGGCTTGGGCGGCATTGGTCGAGCGATAGACCTCGAGGATTTTTCTGGCGCTGTCGCGGATGCGGGCCTGGAACTCGAACGGCGCCAGACCGAACAGGTCCTTGACGTCTCCCCTGGCGAGCCCGACACCCACTTCACGCAGGCGGTCCTCGGGCAGGAAATTGGAGCGGATCGGCGCTTCCGTAATGGCCGGAAAGGTCGCGCTCGTAGCTTCGATCTTGGTGGGATTCGTCTGAATATTCATTCAAAATTCCGTACGGTGGGCGCAATGCGGCTTCACCGCCACGGCAATGCACCTAAAACCGGCTCGATTGCAATTGGTTGCATGACAAGTTCGGCCGAAAGTTTGCGTTGCGCAGCGCACCAGGAGCGTCCTTTAGACAAGCTCTGGACGAGCGCCCCTCGCACCCCATCCCCAGGTTCGATGAGGGAAAGGATTCAGGCTTTTTCGTGATACATGCAAGTGGGCCGGCGATATTTCGCCGACACCTCGATCATGTTTGGCAACAGCCGTTAACGGTAGGTGCCGAAGAGCCGGATGACGAACAGCATCCCTTGGCCTTCCGGCTCCAGGCGCAGTTTCGGAGCGTTCCGATCGACGATCAAGGTGTCGAGCGGAGCCAGTGTTGCTGCGGTGTTTGTGAAAACTTTGACGCCGCCACCGCTGGCAAGGACGAGCGTCACCTCGCCTGCCGGCTCGATTTCGGTAGCGCCCGCAAGCGACAGCCGCTCGACCGCATGGTTCATCCGGCTCCGGCGGGTCATGATGTTGAGATCAGTGATCGGGCCCGAAATCAGTGCAGCGCTCGTCGGCACGTCGCCAGGAAACGAAAGCGGCGCGGACGCCCCTGTCAAACGCTGTGGCGGACGGCCGGCGATATCGAGAACGATGCCCTCGCCTTCCAGCACCGACAGCGTGCGGTCAATGCCGGAAAAGCTGGAGAATGGTCCGCCGGTTTCGACGCGGGCCATCGAAATGCGCCAGTCGAAATCGTCGAGGCCGGCGCCATCGGGCGAAACGGCGATCTCGGTCGTCGTGCCGCCGCCGTTCTTCCACGGCATGACCCGGTATTCGGCGGCACGAAGAATGCGCATGGCTCAGCTCAATATGCCCGGGAGGTTGAGCTGGTGCTCCTTCGCGCACTGGACGGCGATGTCGTAACCGGCATCGGCGTGGCGCATCACGCCGGTCGCCGGATCGTTCCACAGCACGCGCTCCAGGCGCTTGCCCGCTTCCGGTGTGCCGTCGGCAACAATGACCATGCCGGCATGCTGCGAGAAACCCATGCCGACGCCGCCGCCGTGATGCAGCGACACCCAGGTGGCGCCGGAGGCGGTGTTGAGCAGCGCGTTGAGCAGCGGCCAGTCGGAAACGGCGTCGGAGCCGTCCTTCATCGCCTCGGTCTCGCGATTCGGCGAGGCGACCGAGCCGGAATCGAGATGGTCTCGGCCGATGACGACCGGCGCTTTGAGCTCGCCCTTGGCGACCATCTCGTTGAAGGCGAGCCCCAGCCTGTGCCGGTCGCCGAGACCGACCCAGCAGATGCGCGCCGGCAGCCCCTGGAACGAGATCCGCTTGCGCGCCATGTCGAGCCAGTTGTGCAGATGGGTGTTGCCGGGGGTGAGCTCGCGCACCTTGGCGTCGGTCTTGTAGATGTCCTCCGGATCGCCGGAGAGTGCTGCCCAGCGGAACGGACCGACCCCGCGGCAGAACAGCGGACGGATATAGGCCGGCACGAAGCCAGGGAAGGCAAAGGCGTTCTCGAAGCCTTCTTCCTTGGCGACCTGGCGGATGTTGTTGCCATAGTCGAGCGTCGGCACGCCGGCGTTCCAGAACGCCACCATCGCCTCGACATGCTCGCGCATCGACGCGCGCGCCGCCTTCTCCACGGCCTTTGGATCGGAGACGCGCCTTTCGCGCCATTCGGCCATGGTCCAGCCCTTCGGCAGGTAGCCGTTGATGGGGTCGTGCGCCGAGGTCTGGTCGGTGACGATGTCGGGGCGGATGCCGCGCCTGAACATTTCCGGCACGATCTCGGCCGTATTGCCGAGCAGGCCGACTGATTTCGCCTTCCCGGCCTTGGTCCATCGCTCGATCATGGCCATCGCCTCGTCGAGCGTCTCGGCCTTCTCGTCGAGATAGCGAGTGCGCAGGCGGAAATCGATCGAATCCGGATTGCATTCGATGGCGAGGCAGCAGGCGCCGGCCATCACCGCTGCCAGAGGCTGGGCGCCCCCCATGCCGCCGAGACCGCCGGTCAGGATCCACTTACCCTTCAGGTTGCCGCCATAATGCTGGCGGCCGGCTTCGACGAAGGTCTCGTAGGTGCCCTGCACGATGCCTTGCGTGCCGATGTAGATCCAGGAGCCGGCCGTCATCTGGCCGTACATCATCAGGCCCTTCTTATCGAGCTCGTTGAACTTCTCCCAGTTCGCCCAGTGCGGAACGATGTTGGAGTTGGCGATGAGCACGCGCGGCGCGTCCTTGTGCGTGCGGAAGACGCCAACCGGCTTGCCGGACTGCACCAGCAGCGTCTCGTCCTCGCCAAGTGTCTTCAGCGAGGCGGCGATGCGGTCGAAATCGTTCCAGGTGCGCGCCGCCCGGCCGATGCCGCCATAGACGACGAGCTCGTTCGGGTTCTCGGCGACGTCCGGGTCGAGATTGTTCATCAGCATGCGCAGCGGCGCTTCCGTCGTCCAGTAGCGGGCATTGAGCTTGTCGCCACGGGGGCTGCGTACTTCGCGGATGTTGTGGCGGGGATCGGTCATGTGGTCGCTTCCCTTTCGATGCGATGCGGGCGCGTCAGCGCGCAGCCCAGGCAATGGCGGTTTCGAGAATGGTCTTCAGCGTGGCGCGGATCGGCGCGGCGTAGGTCGGGTCGTAAGGCACGGGCCAGTTTGCCGGCGTGCCCTTCTCGGCGGGTTCGCGCATGTAGCCGCGGTTGGAGAGCTCCATCTGCAGCGCATGGACTCCGCTCTGCGGCCGCCCGAAATGGCGGGTGATCCAGCCGCCTTTGAAGCGGCCGTTCACCACCCAGCTTTCGCCGGTTGCGGCGAGAATGGCGGCGACCTTCTCCTGCAGCGAAGGATCGGTGCTCTTGCCGTCATTGGTGCCGAGGTTGAAGACCGGCAGCGTGCCCTCGAACAGGCGCGGCAGCACCGAGCGAATAGAATGGCAGTCATAGAGCACAATGTTCTCGTGCATGCCGCGCAGCCGGTCGATCTCGTCCTGCAGGGCGGCGTGATACGGGGCGAAATAGGTCTCGCGGCGCCGGTCGATCTCGGACGGCGTCGGCTCCTCTCCGATGCGGTAGAGCGGATCGCCGTCAAATGTGTCGGTGGGGCACAGGGTGGTCGTCGCCTGGCCAGGATAGAGCGAAACACCGGAAGGGTCGCGATTGACGTCGATGACGGTACGCGAGATGGCGGTGTGAACGACGGTGGCGCCGAGGTCGGTGGCAAAATCATAGAGCTTGTCGATCCACCAGTCGCAGTCGCGGCGGCCGAGCCAGGTCGAGACCAGCCGGCTGTCGAGGCCGGCAAGATCAATGCCGGTGTGCGGGATCGAGACCAGCAGCGGCGCCGTACCGCGTGTGACGGTGAGCCAGGGCGTGGTCATTGGAGAACTCCATGCGCCGGCGTTCTACGGCGCCCCCCTCTGTCCTGCCGGACATCTCCCCCACTTGGGGGGAGATTGGCGGCTGCAGCGCATCGCTCGATCCTGCGCCGCTGGAGATTGGCGAAAGCCGACGCGACGGCTGATCTCCCCCCTTGTGGGGGAGATGTCCGGCAGGACAGAGGGGGGCGCGAAGGAACGCGACCTATCAGAGCGTTCAATCTCACGACGCAATCCCCGGCAGCGCGACCACACCGGCCGCATTCACCGCGGCGCCGCTGCGCACCAGGGCGATCGCCTTTTCCATGTCGGGGTGGAAATGCCGGTCGTTGTCGAGATGCGGCACCTCGGCCCGGACCAGCCTGCGCACGGCTTCCAACGCCTCGCTCGATGCCAGCGGGGCGTGGAAATCGCAGCCCTGCGCGGCCGCCAGCAATTCGATGCCGATGACGGCGGTGGCATTCTCGATCATGCCGAGCAGCCGCCGCGCGCCGTGGGCGGCCATGGAGACGTGATCTTCCTGGTTGGCCGAGGTCGGGATCGAATCGACGCTCGCCGGGTAGGCCTTCTGCTTGTTTTCCGAAACCAGCGCCGCCGCCGTCACTTGCGGGATCATGAAGCCGGAATTCAGGCCCGGCTTCGGCGTAAGGAAAGCCGGCATACCGGAGAGCGCCGGATCGACCAGCATGGCGATGCGCCGCTCCGACAGGGAGCCGATCTCGCAGACGGCAAGCGCGATCATGTCGGCGGCGAAGGCCACCGGCTCGGCGTGGAAATTGCCGCCCGAAAGCGCGGTGTCGTCCTCGGCGAAGATCAGCGGATTGTCGGTGACGCCGTTCGCCTCAGTCTCCAGCGTGTCAGCCGACTTGCGCAGCACGTCGAGGGCGGCGCCCATCACCTGCGGCTGGCAGCGCAGGCAGTAGGGATCCTGCACGCGCTCGTCGCCGAGGCGGTGCGATTCACGGATGGCGCTGCCGGCCATCAAATTACGAAGCGCCTCCGCCGACTCGATCTGGCCGCGATGCTTGCGCAGCAAATGGATGCGTGGATCGAAGGGGGCATCGGAGCCGCGCGCGGCATCGGTCGACAGCGCACCGGCAACCAGCGCCGACTGATAGAGCGTCTCGGCCTCGAACAGGCCGGCAAGTGCGAAAGCGGTCGAGAACTGCGTACCGTTGAGCAACGCCAGGCCTTCCTTGGCACCGAGCGTCACCGGCTCAAGTCCGTGCGAGACGAAAGCGACCTTGGCCGGAAAGCGGCCGTGCGGGGTAAAACATTCACCGACACCGATCATGACGGCAGTCATGTGAGCAAGCGGCGCGAGGTCGCCCGAAGCACCGACCGAGCCCTGCGCCGGCACCACCGGGATGACGTCGTTGGCGAGCATACCTTGAAGCAGGTCGATGGTCTCGGCGCGAACACCGGAAGCACCCTGGGCGAGGCTGGCAAGCTTCAGCGCCATCATCAGCCGCACCACCGCGGCAGGCATCGGCTCGCCGACGCCGGCGGCGTGTGAGAGCACGATGTTGCGCTGAAGCGTTTCGAGATCGTTTGCCGGTATGCGGACGCTGGCCAGCTTGCCGAAACCGGTGTTGATGCCGTAGACCGGCTCACCCTTGGCGACGATGCGGCCGACCGCTTCGGCGCTGGCCTTGATCTTCGGCCGGCAGGCGGCGTGAAGTTTCGGCACGGCGCCGCGATAGATGGCGCGCCAATCGCCAAGTGTGGCGCTGCCGGGCTTCAGGATCAGTTCGGTCATTGTCCTCTCCAGATGCGGGCATGGAGCGGGTTGAAGCCCATGCGGTAGACGAGCT
Protein-coding sequences here:
- the hutU gene encoding urocanate hydratase encodes the protein MTDPRHNIREVRSPRGDKLNARYWTTEAPLRMLMNNLDPDVAENPNELVVYGGIGRAARTWNDFDRIAASLKTLGEDETLLVQSGKPVGVFRTHKDAPRVLIANSNIVPHWANWEKFNELDKKGLMMYGQMTAGSWIYIGTQGIVQGTYETFVEAGRQHYGGNLKGKWILTGGLGGMGGAQPLAAVMAGACCLAIECNPDSIDFRLRTRYLDEKAETLDEAMAMIERWTKAGKAKSVGLLGNTAEIVPEMFRRGIRPDIVTDQTSAHDPINGYLPKGWTMAEWRERRVSDPKAVEKAARASMREHVEAMVAFWNAGVPTLDYGNNIRQVAKEEGFENAFAFPGFVPAYIRPLFCRGVGPFRWAALSGDPEDIYKTDAKVRELTPGNTHLHNWLDMARKRISFQGLPARICWVGLGDRHRLGLAFNEMVAKGELKAPVVIGRDHLDSGSVASPNRETEAMKDGSDAVSDWPLLNALLNTASGATWVSLHHGGGVGMGFSQHAGMVIVADGTPEAGKRLERVLWNDPATGVMRHADAGYDIAVQCAKEHQLNLPGILS
- the hutG gene encoding N-formylglutamate deformylase; protein product: MTTPWLTVTRGTAPLLVSIPHTGIDLAGLDSRLVSTWLGRRDCDWWIDKLYDFATDLGATVVHTAISRTVIDVNRDPSGVSLYPGQATTTLCPTDTFDGDPLYRIGEEPTPSEIDRRRETYFAPYHAALQDEIDRLRGMHENIVLYDCHSIRSVLPRLFEGTLPVFNLGTNDGKSTDPSLQEKVAAILAATGESWVVNGRFKGGWITRHFGRPQSGVHALQMELSNRGYMREPAEKGTPANWPVPYDPTYAAPIRATLKTILETAIAWAAR
- a CDS encoding glucoamylase family protein, which encodes MNIQTNPTKIEATSATFPAITEAPIRSNFLPEDRLREVGVGLARGDVKDLFGLAPFEFQARIRDSARKILEVYRSTNAAQAKGETITPAAQWLLDNNYLVEETIFQVKRDLPRRFYRQLPTLKLADGTVMPRAFAVAWSYVEHSDSSVSATMFKAIVEGFQSVEPLKIGELWALPSLLRFVLIENLRRIAVRVSRTRQMRQIANEVADRVLATDDNADRTRILSHYAAHAQDTTFATQLLYRLRDGSQNAGRALEWLEGELEKTGSDAEEIIIGEHQTLSSGNVTTGNIIRGLRLINDVDWTVWFEDVSRIDTLLRERTDFAALDFFSRDQYRTAIEQLARRSQLSEFRVAEKAIELAGHAPGVTDASGVPDAVAEPAAHTDVGFFLVGPRRQELEKAIGYRAPFYVTFKRAFTATGWLGIVVPVFLLTVLLLVLSGNALAHLGLSAGSITLMLALFAVPASEGALAFFNTVVALFLRPTRLVGYDYKHGIPAEARTLVVVPSLIGSRDDVEENIRNIEVHHLANTAEEIHFALLSDWPDSKAEIDAADIEILQYARDEIARLNARYPSAGAPRFYLLHRRRLYNQAQGCWMGWERKRGKLHELNLLLRGDSDTTFLPLDVALPEKVVYVMTLDADTRTTRDAVSTLVGKLAHPLNRPRFDPAKRVVSAGYTILQPRITASLTSGDDASFFQRVFSANRGLDPYVFAVSDVYQDVFGDGSFTGKGLYHVDAFEAALKDRIEENTILSHDLLEGAMARAALVTDVELVEDYPTRYSVDASRHHRWARGDWQLLGFIFDPRSGVPALSRWKMVDNLRRSLTPIFWVMACIAGWTLLPFTQAAQWQALLILSLFMAPTFDIVNGILPKSGDQTPRGHFSALARDTVFGTALVALKVLLMAHFAWMMGDAIVRTLYRLFVSRHNLLEWRTASQAHKSGGSDIGAYYSMMYGAVIIGVVGLAVPVLADSTGAFVAFFFAIFWIGSPAVACWISRSAETEDRLRISAADVHTLRTVARRTWHYFETFVTAEHHHLPPDNFQESPAPVVAPRTSPTNIGVYLLSVVSARDFGWISLSDAITRIDATMTTIENMPRDRGHLYNWYDTTTLKPLYPLYISAVDSGNLAGHLVAVAAACAEWAEAPSVHLQGDFEGILDTVTILDESLEDLPDDRRQLRPLRQRLADRLDGMRRAVMTIKAQPEMASIRTINLAVLAGEIRKLATAIHVEAASPKSDIIADWAARLEATCEAHVHDSHNDESAVGALRAKLLALRERCRRYAFEMDFSFLMRQERKLLSIGYRVEEHQLDESCYDLLASEARLTSLFAIAKGDLPTEHWFRLGRPIVEIGFQGALMSWSGSMFEYLMPPLVMKEPHGSILNQTSKLIIRRQIQYARSKNVPWGISEAAYNARDRELTYQYTNFGVPGLGLKRGLGQNTVIAPYATILAAQFSPREAVQNLMRLRSIGAMGRHGYYDAVDFTPQRVPEGGDHAVVHNYMAHHSGMSIAAVADAIFEGRLRDRFHSDPVIESAELLLQEKAPRDIPTATVRTEADERAKDETETESPDSRIILDPIKALRATSVMSNGRYSVMVTATGSGYSRFGELAVTRWQPDPSEDRLGSYIFLRDAATGDWWSATAEPKRADSERVQTLFADDKASFVKSVGSLRSEVECIVISEGNGEGRRITLYNDGATDRHIEVTSFAELVLGNEASDNAHPAFSKMFVETEITGNNGAIFATRRKRDKNEPDLTMVHFVTDPSGPSRDAEAETDRRAFIGRGRTIADAAAFDPGARLSGHQGFTLDPVAALRRQVRVPANKKISLTFWTIVGANRGELDEAIARLDHQESFARQAMLAWTRSQVQTRHLGLSLTDAANVQKLARYLIYPDPFLRLPADSIASGLGRQSSLWPTSISGDFPIFLVRIGDVADLEIVAQALRFQEYMRARGMMIDFVVVNEQASSYVQDLQRAVETLCENSRLRGRELGPRQHIFAVRRDLMDEATYKTLLSVARVVLHTRNGTIFDQLERAETAALQARDALQQAEGGAPRAPSQPLPLPVPASQGAADIAADGSGLGLWNGFGGFDGDGRHYVTRLTGRRTTPQPWINVISNASFGFHISAEGAGFTWSRNSRDYQLTPWSNDPVSNRPGEGIYIFDHVSGKAFSPMAAVVRDASMTYETWHGQGFSTFRSKRGSLSMDLTQVVDPTDPVKITRLRIQNAGSVPARLRVYAYAEWVLGGHRSRTAATIVPSRDAATGAMLAQNPYGLDFGERVAFLAATAPVHSVTADRGEFIGRHGTSEYPQAVLGGSGLSGRVEAGDDPCAAIASDIDIPAGGDVTLFWLLGDAATPAEASALVQTHRSKDFDQRLADNERVWRGFLDTIQVETPDKALNAMVNHWLPYQSLACRIRARSAFYQASGAFGFRDQLQDTLALLAHDPRLARDQILNAARRQFPEGDVQHWWLPRTDAGVRTMISDDVVWLAHATARYIEVTGDAAILKEQLPFIDGQQLGEGEHDAFFTPEITKTTASLYDHCARALDLAIKRSSPAGLPLILGGDWNDGMNRVGEGGKGESVWLGWFLLKTLGDFAPVAKGQGDTKRANAWSKHADALKRALESTAWDGQWYRRGSFDDGTPLGSHNSDECKIDSIAQSWSVLSGEGDPARSTTAMQQATRMLVDDDHKIVKLFTPPFSRSEKDPGYIKSYPPGVRENGGQYTHAATWFVIALAEMGLTDEAYRCFSMLNPVNHASDEKAAEHYRVEPYVVAADIYAGEGKGGRGGWTWYTGSAGWLYRAAVEGILGIERRGKQITFRPKLPSHWDGYAATLKMFDGEARVRVIRDKKTKSISLEVNGSKTKTASFEPTAGEVTEVVVKIPA
- a CDS encoding HutD family protein, whose translation is MRILRAAEYRVMPWKNGGGTTTEIAVSPDGAGLDDFDWRISMARVETGGPFSSFSGIDRTLSVLEGEGIVLDIAGRPPQRLTGASAPLSFPGDVPTSAALISGPITDLNIMTRRSRMNHAVERLSLAGATEIEPAGEVTLVLASGGGVKVFTNTAATLAPLDTLIVDRNAPKLRLEPEGQGMLFVIRLFGTYR
- the hutH gene encoding histidine ammonia-lyase; this encodes MTELILKPGSATLGDWRAIYRGAVPKLHAACRPKIKASAEAVGRIVAKGEPVYGINTGFGKLASVRIPANDLETLQRNIVLSHAAGVGEPMPAAVVRLMMALKLASLAQGASGVRAETIDLLQGMLANDVIPVVPAQGSVGASGDLAPLAHMTAVMIGVGECFTPHGRFPAKVAFVSHGLEPVTLGAKEGLALLNGTQFSTAFALAGLFEAETLYQSALVAGALSTDAARGSDAPFDPRIHLLRKHRGQIESAEALRNLMAGSAIRESHRLGDERVQDPYCLRCQPQVMGAALDVLRKSADTLETEANGVTDNPLIFAEDDTALSGGNFHAEPVAFAADMIALAVCEIGSLSERRIAMLVDPALSGMPAFLTPKPGLNSGFMIPQVTAAALVSENKQKAYPASVDSIPTSANQEDHVSMAAHGARRLLGMIENATAVIGIELLAAAQGCDFHAPLASSEALEAVRRLVRAEVPHLDNDRHFHPDMEKAIALVRSGAAVNAAGVVALPGIAS